The following coding sequences lie in one Cloeon dipterum chromosome 1, ieCloDipt1.1, whole genome shotgun sequence genomic window:
- the Spec2 gene encoding CDC42 small effector protein homolog isoform X1, whose amino-acid sequence MDKIRLRLLAWRTKERANGVTMSLRSRGVGSGDLWLQWFSCCVTQHQRPPPRRRIDRSMIGNPTNFQHTGHIGSGDISRDTGRLNALQSQMQSKGGYEMAVKLNSFQAC is encoded by the exons ATGGACAAAATCAGATTGCGCCTCCTGGCATGGCGCACAAAGGAAAG GGCCAATGGTGTGACCATGAGTCTGCGAAGCAGGGGCGTTGGTTCCGGAGACCTGTGGCTGCAGTGGTTCTCGTGCTGCGTCACCCAGCACCAG AGGCCACCGCCAAGAAGGCGAATCGACCGATCAATGATTGGCAACCCGACAAACTTTCAGCACACTGGCCACATCGGCTCTGGTGACATTTCAAGAGACACCGGCAGGCTCAATGCTCTTCAGAGTCAAATGCAGAGCAAGGGTGGCTACGAAATGGCCGTCAAG TTGAACTCATTTCAGGCATGCTAG
- the Spec2 gene encoding CDC42 small effector protein homolog isoform X2, translating into MDKIRLRLLAWRTKERANGVTMSLRSRGVGSGDLWLQWFSCCVTQHQRPPPRRRIDRSMIGNPTNFQHTGHIGSGDISRDTGRLNALQSQMQSKGGYEMAVKAC; encoded by the exons ATGGACAAAATCAGATTGCGCCTCCTGGCATGGCGCACAAAGGAAAG GGCCAATGGTGTGACCATGAGTCTGCGAAGCAGGGGCGTTGGTTCCGGAGACCTGTGGCTGCAGTGGTTCTCGTGCTGCGTCACCCAGCACCAG AGGCCACCGCCAAGAAGGCGAATCGACCGATCAATGATTGGCAACCCGACAAACTTTCAGCACACTGGCCACATCGGCTCTGGTGACATTTCAAGAGACACCGGCAGGCTCAATGCTCTTCAGAGTCAAATGCAGAGCAAGGGTGGCTACGAAATGGCCGTCAAG GCATGCTAG